Proteins encoded by one window of Gordonia jinghuaiqii:
- a CDS encoding TerD family protein, whose product MLVDVETSGLSSRQHRILSLSAIAVDANGGIEGKYSSLFNPGCDPGPVHIHRLTPERLHGAPTFDKAVPRLHELLQGRTLVAHNAGFDHGFLVEEARRADVDLPITHRLCTVTLARRLQLNVANVKLGTLARHWNVPKYAAHDAADDVRTLLEVFRRSVDLADALGLQLPVVACGSTARAYPDKVTRVPCPWTDPGRYNAVSGLVQGTKVVITGPTSTPRLELARRLSDAGLDVMNGLSGRTGLLIANSGAPTSRKLQRARELGIPAIDEATVLSLASRVVPGALKAVSVVEIISAPGTNRHSTSPQTLPWSGRRILVLGGTHAESTTMRSRFVQLGTAPAINLTAGVTHVLLLDGGEKDPRLAKAGRRGLPILEARHVDGVSKSDTPDPAEVEAGHGRNAAELPGAATMLSPGAVMDVPSDVTTFTVNVAWSAGGSGSIHEVDVVGFELGLDEKVPSDDEFVFYNQPASPDGAVRLSNGDREQGISVNLSAVDDEIQKITIGAAIDGETFGDVGALSVTVDTADFTLATAVLDAATTERSMIIVELYRRDGNWRLRALGQGYDDGLAEFAVRHGVDVEE is encoded by the coding sequence ATGCTGGTCGACGTGGAGACTTCGGGGCTGAGTTCGCGACAGCACCGCATCCTGAGTTTGTCTGCGATCGCCGTGGATGCAAACGGTGGTATCGAAGGGAAGTACTCCTCCTTGTTCAACCCTGGGTGCGACCCAGGACCAGTGCACATCCACCGGCTGACCCCCGAGCGACTGCACGGCGCGCCCACGTTCGATAAAGCCGTCCCCCGCCTCCATGAGCTGCTTCAAGGGCGAACCCTCGTGGCGCACAACGCAGGTTTCGACCACGGGTTCCTCGTCGAAGAGGCGCGACGGGCCGACGTCGATCTGCCCATCACGCACCGCCTGTGCACCGTGACACTCGCACGACGGCTGCAGCTCAACGTCGCCAACGTCAAGCTCGGGACCCTGGCCCGTCACTGGAATGTGCCCAAGTACGCAGCCCATGACGCCGCTGACGACGTTCGAACGCTCTTGGAAGTGTTCCGGCGCAGCGTCGATCTCGCCGATGCTCTGGGGCTGCAACTTCCAGTGGTGGCCTGCGGCTCGACGGCGCGTGCGTACCCGGACAAAGTCACGAGAGTTCCGTGTCCGTGGACTGATCCTGGGCGCTACAACGCGGTGAGCGGACTCGTACAGGGAACGAAGGTCGTGATCACCGGCCCGACTTCGACGCCGCGACTCGAGTTGGCGCGACGTCTCTCTGACGCGGGGCTCGACGTCATGAACGGGCTGAGCGGCAGAACGGGACTACTAATCGCGAACAGTGGGGCGCCGACCAGCCGCAAACTGCAACGGGCGCGGGAACTGGGTATTCCGGCAATAGACGAGGCGACCGTCTTATCGCTCGCCTCCCGTGTGGTGCCGGGAGCTCTGAAGGCGGTTTCCGTTGTGGAGATCATCTCTGCGCCTGGGACGAACAGGCACTCCACAAGTCCACAAACGCTGCCCTGGAGTGGACGCCGAATCCTTGTCCTTGGTGGAACTCACGCCGAATCCACCACTATGCGCTCTCGGTTCGTGCAACTGGGAACGGCACCGGCCATCAATCTCACTGCTGGGGTGACGCACGTGCTGTTACTCGATGGGGGAGAGAAGGATCCGCGTCTCGCGAAAGCAGGTCGGCGTGGGCTGCCGATCCTAGAAGCTCGCCACGTCGACGGGGTGTCCAAATCTGACACCCCCGACCCAGCTGAGGTTGAGGCGGGGCACGGGCGAAACGCCGCTGAGTTGCCCGGCGCAGCGACCATGTTGTCGCCTGGCGCGGTCATGGACGTCCCGTCCGACGTAACCACGTTCACTGTCAACGTCGCGTGGAGCGCCGGCGGCTCAGGCAGTATTCACGAAGTCGACGTCGTTGGGTTCGAGCTAGGTCTCGACGAGAAGGTTCCGTCGGACGACGAATTCGTGTTCTACAACCAGCCCGCGAGTCCCGATGGTGCGGTTCGGCTCTCCAACGGCGACCGCGAGCAGGGCATCAGTGTCAACCTATCGGCAGTCGATGACGAGATTCAGAAGATCACGATCGGTGCCGCCATCGACGGTGAGACCTTCGGCGATGTCGGCGCGTTGTCTGTGACGGTCGACACCGCGGATTTCACCCTCGCCACCGCCGTGCTCGATGCCGCAACCACCGAACGTTCCATGATCATCGTCGAGCTCTACCGGAGAGACGGCAACTGGCGGTTACGTGCTCTCGGTCAGGGCTATGACGACGGTCTCGCGGAGTTTGCTGTTCGGCACGGGGTGGACGTCGAAGAGTGA
- a CDS encoding TetR/AcrR family transcriptional regulator — MTEAAPVGRRERNKQQTRDRLLTAARELLAIDPAAATVESIAERAEVSRATFFNYFPSKDDLLTALYADLMGSFSHVVDALLAKPLSTYERVLGMFVDFGQSSAADPEYMRVVTGEIERISSMSGTLGERSHLFTSQVLRLIERGLQQNDVRTDHPPAFLAQMVAAIYVSSMRYWQIDPDFEVGESFERAGRYAAESLLPR; from the coding sequence ATGACCGAAGCTGCCCCCGTCGGCCGGCGGGAACGCAACAAGCAGCAGACCCGAGACCGGTTGCTGACCGCTGCGCGGGAACTGCTGGCCATCGATCCCGCCGCCGCGACCGTAGAGTCGATCGCCGAGCGCGCCGAGGTGTCACGGGCGACCTTCTTCAACTACTTCCCCAGCAAGGACGATCTGCTCACTGCGCTGTACGCGGATCTGATGGGGTCGTTCTCGCATGTCGTCGACGCGTTGCTCGCCAAGCCGTTGAGCACCTATGAGCGGGTGCTCGGCATGTTCGTCGATTTCGGACAGTCGTCGGCGGCCGACCCGGAGTACATGCGCGTGGTGACCGGTGAGATCGAGCGGATCTCGTCGATGTCCGGGACGTTGGGCGAACGCAGTCACCTCTTCACCTCGCAGGTGCTGCGGCTGATCGAGCGCGGCCTGCAGCAGAACGATGTGCGGACCGATCATCCGCCGGCCTTCCTGGCGCAGATGGTCGCGGCGATCTACGTGTCGAGCATGCGGTACTGGCAGATCGACCCCGACTTCGAGGTCGGTGAGAGTTTCGAGCGCGCCGGTCGATACGCGGCGGAGTCATTGCTTCCGCGGTAG
- a CDS encoding nuclear transport factor 2 family protein, with translation MPTTDPDTRLDDLARIESIKQLKYRYWRACDGKNPSQFRSCFVASGARLDYGPLGTFDDAEPMAKIFEQVALHRVDGNYAILDMHHGFHPDITLTSTTTAIGRWTLKFRQVNLIDRTETLMAGEYDDEYVVEDVEWKIAASRLTERWSLRRPLGDDATVRTGTFDS, from the coding sequence ATGCCCACAACCGACCCGGACACTCGCCTCGACGACCTCGCCCGCATCGAGTCGATCAAACAGCTGAAGTATCGGTACTGGCGTGCGTGTGACGGGAAGAACCCGAGCCAGTTTCGAAGTTGCTTCGTCGCGTCCGGCGCCCGTCTCGACTACGGACCCCTCGGCACGTTCGACGATGCCGAACCGATGGCGAAGATCTTCGAGCAGGTGGCACTGCATCGGGTCGACGGGAACTACGCCATTCTCGACATGCACCACGGGTTCCATCCCGACATCACCCTCACGTCGACGACCACGGCAATCGGACGGTGGACCCTCAAATTCCGCCAGGTCAACCTCATCGACCGCACCGAAACTCTCATGGCAGGGGAGTACGACGACGAGTATGTAGTCGAAGACGTGGAGTGGAAGATCGCGGCGAGCCGACTCACCGAACGCTGGTCGCTACGTCGACCGCTCGGCGACGACGCCACCGTCCGGACCGGAACCTTCGACTCCTGA
- a CDS encoding branched-chain amino acid ABC transporter permease/ATP-binding protein: MTDHLAFLVLGLGNGAVFAALGLALVMTFKSSGVVNFATGAVALYAAYTYAFLRDGELLNPIPGFPTTISLGGDVGVVAALIISVVVAAILGVILYLLVFRPMRAAPALAKAVAAIGLMLVIQALIGLRVGQDTPSVGPIFKVDTFRIGSSAVPTDRLLLAAVIVGLAICAGLVLRYTRFGIATEAAAESEKGALVTGLSPDRIAVTNWAVSSATAGLGGVLIAPIVPLNPVAYTMFIVPALAAALVGNFTAISVTVGAGLVIGMLQSEATKLQTTWDWMPDAGVAEAVPLILIVGFLLIRGRPLPGRGAVIRNDLGRSPRPTRLLVPGIVGVVVAVLALLTTSGSMQLAVIATMIYAIVALSQVVVTGYAGQVSLAQLTLAGVGAYALSRLTEDLNVPFPIAPLLAACAAMVIGVIVGLPALRVRGLPLMVATLALAVFCEAFWFRNPSLNGGLQGAPVESPSMFGIDLGIGAGEGYPRLAFGILCLVVLTVVAYAVAVLRRSSLGASMLAVRANERSAAAAGINVGATKLIAFAIASFLAGLGGALLAYQQTLATAGTYAVFAGIGLFAVIYVAGVTSISGALLAGVIAPGGIMYFAADKYVSFGDYYMLVSGILLVLTVVTSPDGIAGYLHKIPMPAWFRTPTPAPADTAEPPAPRESTSTPRDGALLSVRDVTVRYGPVTAVDDVSFDVGAGQIVGLIGPNGAGKTTLIDAISGFATCDGSVVLGGTTLDGLPPHRRSRAGLGRTFQDIELYGELSVAENLAIAARRAPGDTAGNVRDVLRMLEIGHLSEVAAADLSQGQRQLVAVARVLAGQPDVALLDEPAAGLDSTESRWLGERLRAARAHGVSMLLVDHDMDLVLSLCDRVIVLDLGAVIADGTPDEIRRSAAVVSAYLGTPSSAAADPGRTGQGTTADSGGAEPDSPIREMTT, from the coding sequence ATGACCGACCATCTCGCTTTCCTGGTTCTCGGCCTCGGCAACGGAGCCGTGTTCGCCGCCCTCGGCCTCGCCCTGGTGATGACCTTCAAGAGCTCCGGTGTCGTCAACTTCGCCACCGGCGCGGTCGCACTGTATGCCGCCTACACCTACGCATTCCTGCGTGACGGGGAACTCCTCAACCCGATACCCGGCTTCCCGACGACGATCTCGCTCGGCGGCGACGTCGGAGTCGTTGCCGCACTGATCATCTCCGTCGTCGTAGCGGCAATCCTCGGTGTCATCCTCTACCTGCTCGTGTTCCGTCCGATGCGCGCCGCGCCGGCCCTGGCCAAAGCGGTGGCCGCCATCGGCCTCATGCTCGTCATCCAGGCCCTCATCGGACTGCGGGTCGGGCAGGACACCCCGAGCGTCGGCCCCATCTTCAAGGTCGACACGTTCAGGATCGGTTCGAGTGCCGTCCCGACCGATCGCCTCCTGCTCGCCGCCGTGATCGTCGGACTCGCCATCTGCGCCGGACTCGTGTTGCGCTACACCCGATTCGGTATCGCGACCGAAGCCGCGGCCGAATCAGAGAAGGGCGCACTCGTCACCGGCCTCTCCCCGGACCGCATCGCCGTCACCAACTGGGCGGTGTCCTCGGCCACCGCCGGACTCGGTGGCGTGCTAATCGCTCCCATCGTGCCGCTCAACCCGGTCGCCTACACGATGTTCATCGTCCCGGCGTTGGCCGCCGCGCTGGTCGGCAACTTCACCGCCATCTCCGTCACCGTCGGCGCCGGACTCGTGATCGGCATGCTGCAGTCCGAAGCCACCAAACTTCAGACCACCTGGGACTGGATGCCCGACGCCGGTGTCGCCGAGGCTGTTCCGCTCATCCTCATCGTGGGTTTCCTCCTCATCCGGGGTCGTCCGCTTCCCGGCCGCGGCGCGGTGATCCGCAACGACCTCGGACGTTCACCACGACCCACCCGACTACTGGTCCCCGGAATCGTCGGCGTCGTCGTCGCCGTCCTCGCACTCCTGACCACCTCGGGCAGCATGCAACTGGCGGTGATCGCCACGATGATCTACGCGATCGTCGCGCTGTCCCAGGTCGTCGTCACCGGCTACGCCGGGCAGGTTTCGCTCGCGCAGCTCACACTCGCCGGTGTCGGGGCATATGCGCTCAGCAGGCTGACCGAGGACCTGAACGTGCCGTTCCCGATCGCACCCCTGCTCGCCGCGTGTGCGGCGATGGTCATCGGCGTCATCGTCGGCCTGCCGGCGCTGCGGGTACGCGGCCTTCCCCTGATGGTGGCGACGCTGGCACTGGCCGTCTTCTGCGAGGCGTTCTGGTTCCGCAACCCCTCGCTCAACGGCGGCCTCCAGGGCGCGCCGGTGGAGTCACCGTCGATGTTCGGCATCGATCTGGGCATCGGTGCGGGAGAAGGTTATCCGCGTCTGGCCTTCGGCATTCTGTGTCTCGTCGTACTGACCGTGGTCGCCTACGCGGTTGCGGTACTTCGACGCAGCAGTCTCGGTGCGTCGATGCTCGCGGTCCGCGCCAACGAACGGTCAGCGGCCGCAGCCGGAATCAATGTCGGCGCAACCAAACTGATCGCCTTCGCCATCGCGTCGTTCCTGGCCGGTCTCGGCGGCGCGCTGCTCGCCTATCAGCAGACGCTGGCCACCGCGGGCACCTACGCCGTGTTCGCCGGGATCGGTCTCTTCGCCGTCATCTACGTCGCCGGCGTCACGTCCATCTCGGGCGCGCTCCTGGCCGGCGTCATCGCGCCCGGCGGCATCATGTACTTCGCCGCCGACAAGTACGTCTCCTTCGGTGACTACTACATGCTGGTCAGCGGAATCCTGCTGGTGCTCACCGTGGTCACGAGCCCCGACGGGATCGCCGGCTATCTCCACAAGATCCCGATGCCCGCGTGGTTCCGGACGCCCACGCCAGCGCCGGCGGACACCGCCGAACCACCCGCACCGCGCGAATCCACCTCCACACCGCGTGACGGCGCACTGCTGTCGGTGCGCGATGTCACCGTGCGCTACGGCCCGGTGACTGCCGTCGACGATGTCAGCTTCGACGTGGGTGCAGGACAGATCGTCGGGCTCATCGGGCCCAACGGTGCGGGCAAGACCACGCTCATCGACGCCATCAGCGGATTCGCCACCTGCGACGGATCGGTTGTCCTCGGCGGCACCACCCTCGACGGCCTGCCGCCGCACCGCCGCAGCCGGGCCGGGTTGGGACGTACCTTCCAGGACATCGAGCTCTACGGCGAACTCTCGGTGGCCGAGAATCTGGCGATCGCCGCACGTCGAGCACCGGGTGACACCGCAGGCAACGTCCGGGACGTCCTGCGCATGCTCGAGATCGGACACCTGAGTGAGGTTGCCGCAGCCGATCTCTCGCAGGGACAACGCCAGCTCGTCGCGGTGGCCCGGGTACTCGCCGGACAGCCCGACGTCGCGCTGCTCGACGAACCCGCGGCCGGACTCGACAGCACCGAGAGCCGGTGGCTGGGGGAGAGGCTCCGCGCCGCCCGCGCCCACGGGGTGTCGATGCTGCTCGTCGACCACGACATGGACCTCGTGCTCAGCCTGTGCGACCGGGTCATCGTGCTCGACCTCGGCGCCGTGATCGCCGACGGCACACCCGACGAGATCAGGCGCTCGGCGGCCGTCGTCAGCGCATATCTCGGCACCCCGTCGTCGGCTGCTGCCGACCCCGGCCGAACCGGCCAGGGAACAACGGCCGACAGCGGTGGCGCCGAACCGGATTCACCGATCAGGGAGATGACGACGTGA
- a CDS encoding DUF3558 family protein, giving the protein MLILKVPPTLKRNNAIRSTAAMALASVVGIAVSGCSVSGTPASESSRAHHSSSTPLIRQTDDAGRQLPFRTTFPNRWSINNDGTSYEPCTQVSESVVRQFGLDVESVSDVAGSDFQTARGCQWTFANNRLSFLSQSVGNMLSPDGGLSAHKEEYSPGVTWLPDIEIVGRHVLLGSMAASDCGAYVTSGTAVVVTSIVRIESNPPRTEDICATAADFLRATMKEIPK; this is encoded by the coding sequence ATGCTGATTCTCAAGGTGCCGCCGACATTGAAGCGTAATAACGCTATCCGCAGCACAGCTGCCATGGCGCTTGCTTCAGTAGTTGGCATCGCGGTGTCGGGGTGTTCCGTCTCTGGTACACCGGCGTCGGAGTCGTCGCGAGCGCACCATTCCTCTTCGACTCCTCTCATACGGCAAACCGACGACGCAGGCCGACAGCTGCCATTCAGAACTACTTTTCCGAATCGTTGGAGCATTAATAACGACGGAACCTCCTACGAGCCGTGTACCCAAGTATCTGAGTCAGTTGTTCGCCAGTTCGGCCTCGATGTCGAGTCCGTAAGTGACGTAGCAGGTTCTGACTTCCAAACAGCGCGAGGGTGCCAGTGGACTTTTGCCAACAACCGACTATCCTTTCTTTCCCAGTCAGTTGGAAACATGCTTAGCCCCGATGGTGGACTCTCTGCACACAAAGAGGAGTATTCGCCGGGGGTCACGTGGTTGCCAGACATCGAGATTGTGGGTCGGCATGTCTTGCTCGGGTCCATGGCAGCGTCCGACTGTGGAGCGTACGTTACCTCAGGCACTGCAGTCGTCGTCACTTCGATTGTCAGGATTGAGTCGAATCCGCCACGGACTGAAGACATCTGCGCGACTGCGGCAGATTTTCTGCGCGCGACGATGAAAGAGATTCCCAAATAG
- a CDS encoding phosphotransferase family protein, translating into MSADVEMPVGVEASIRTTETDLDEVGAKLADWLAQRLHTSQRPVVSNVRKPEHSGMSSISVLFDVVWSEGGEDKTAGLVARLAPEASAFPVFPGYDLDLQRAVMDLVGAQTDLPTPRVRWVENSPDVLGTPFLVMDRVDGVVPVDNPPYVFGGWFYDLDAERQREVQDAAVGVLAQVHAVTDPVRTVSALAGAGEHSLRRHFENERSYYEWTRRHDGMRIPVLENTFTWLEDHWPAEPSADVLCWGDARLGNIMFRDTTPTAILDWESAVAAPRELDLGWFIFFHKQFQDIAEFFDMPGLPHLFRRSDVVETYERITGVKVRDLDFYLTYAALRHGIVMSQIERRRIHFGEVEAHDDPDDYVMHSAMLKRLVDGTYEWETA; encoded by the coding sequence ATGAGTGCCGATGTGGAGATGCCCGTGGGCGTCGAAGCCTCCATCCGAACCACCGAGACCGACCTCGACGAGGTGGGCGCCAAGCTCGCCGATTGGCTCGCCCAGCGACTGCACACCTCGCAGCGTCCGGTCGTCAGCAATGTCCGCAAGCCAGAGCACTCGGGCATGTCGAGTATCTCGGTACTCTTCGACGTCGTCTGGTCCGAAGGCGGGGAGGACAAGACAGCGGGACTGGTCGCACGGCTGGCTCCCGAGGCATCGGCGTTCCCGGTGTTCCCCGGCTACGACCTCGACCTCCAGCGCGCGGTCATGGACCTGGTGGGTGCCCAGACCGATCTGCCCACGCCCCGCGTCCGCTGGGTGGAGAACTCTCCCGACGTCCTGGGCACACCATTCCTGGTCATGGACCGCGTCGACGGCGTGGTCCCGGTCGACAATCCGCCGTATGTTTTCGGCGGATGGTTTTACGACCTGGACGCCGAGCGTCAGCGGGAGGTCCAAGACGCCGCCGTCGGCGTTCTCGCGCAGGTTCACGCGGTGACGGATCCGGTGCGCACCGTCAGCGCCCTCGCCGGTGCCGGCGAGCACAGCCTGCGACGCCACTTCGAGAACGAACGGTCCTACTACGAATGGACCCGGCGACACGATGGCATGCGAATCCCCGTGCTGGAGAACACCTTCACCTGGCTCGAGGACCACTGGCCGGCGGAGCCCTCCGCAGATGTCCTGTGCTGGGGCGATGCCCGCCTCGGCAACATCATGTTCCGCGACACGACGCCGACTGCCATCCTCGACTGGGAATCAGCCGTCGCCGCACCACGCGAACTCGATCTCGGCTGGTTCATCTTCTTCCACAAGCAGTTCCAGGACATCGCGGAGTTCTTCGACATGCCCGGGCTGCCACACCTGTTCCGCCGCTCCGACGTCGTCGAGACCTATGAGCGCATCACCGGTGTCAAGGTCCGCGACCTCGACTTCTACCTCACCTACGCCGCCCTGCGACACGGAATCGTGATGTCGCAGATCGAACGTCGCCGCATCCATTTCGGCGAAGTCGAGGCGCACGACGACCCAGATGACTACGTCATGCACTCAGCGATGCTCAAGCGACTCGTCGACGGCACCTACGAATGGGAGACCGCATGA
- a CDS encoding ABC transporter substrate-binding protein: MNSPSALKRVLRTATVIGCSGVLALGALTACADDSSESSDAGATSALPSNAATGDPIKLGLIVPEGGAVTTPMVREGSEAAVEYLNNNGGGIGGHKIDLVVCKQQEEPASATKCANQMVEQKVSAVVSPLGAQGAVMLPIIAGAKIPFVAQAPVSQAEMATPGSFMLSGGIVAVLAGQAATAAKDGLKKVSLIIGDSGDAAASVKALGEPMFQRAGVALNVVTIPVGAADLTPQITAGLADNPDAVSILGDTRQCISVLKTLQTVAPDATKYLIASCLDKPVLDAVGNEGVSGAKAFTTVNLSSDDPSVTQYRSVMAQYAPDTDPAGLAYIGYQVIAALGELNGLEGPVDAQTFTTALSQAKDVPLPAAPGITFTCNGQAFPPLTSLCSKAILVSDVTSDAKLENTVVTNK; the protein is encoded by the coding sequence ATGAATTCACCAAGTGCACTCAAGCGTGTGCTTCGGACCGCAACGGTGATCGGCTGTTCCGGAGTGCTTGCACTCGGGGCGCTGACCGCCTGTGCCGATGACAGTTCGGAGAGCTCCGACGCCGGTGCCACCAGCGCGCTCCCCAGCAATGCGGCGACCGGTGACCCGATCAAGCTGGGTCTGATCGTCCCCGAGGGCGGCGCGGTGACGACGCCGATGGTGCGCGAGGGCAGCGAGGCCGCCGTCGAATACCTCAACAACAACGGTGGCGGCATCGGCGGTCACAAGATCGACCTTGTCGTCTGCAAGCAGCAGGAAGAACCCGCCTCGGCCACCAAGTGCGCCAATCAGATGGTGGAGCAAAAGGTTTCGGCCGTGGTGTCGCCGCTGGGCGCACAAGGGGCGGTCATGCTGCCGATCATCGCCGGCGCCAAGATCCCGTTCGTCGCGCAGGCGCCGGTGTCACAGGCCGAGATGGCCACTCCCGGATCGTTCATGCTGTCCGGCGGCATCGTCGCCGTTCTCGCCGGGCAGGCCGCGACCGCCGCCAAGGACGGACTCAAGAAGGTCTCGCTCATCATCGGCGACTCCGGCGACGCAGCCGCATCGGTGAAGGCCCTCGGCGAACCGATGTTCCAGCGTGCGGGCGTGGCACTCAACGTCGTCACCATCCCGGTGGGCGCCGCCGACCTGACCCCGCAGATCACCGCGGGCCTGGCCGACAACCCGGATGCCGTCAGCATCCTCGGCGACACCCGTCAGTGCATCTCGGTCCTCAAGACCCTGCAGACCGTGGCACCCGACGCCACGAAGTACCTGATCGCCAGCTGCCTCGACAAGCCCGTCCTCGATGCCGTCGGCAACGAAGGCGTCTCCGGCGCCAAGGCTTTCACCACGGTCAACCTCAGCTCCGACGACCCGAGCGTCACCCAGTACCGCAGCGTGATGGCTCAGTACGCACCCGACACCGATCCGGCCGGACTGGCCTACATCGGCTACCAGGTCATCGCCGCGCTCGGTGAGCTGAACGGTCTCGAAGGTCCCGTCGACGCCCAGACGTTCACCACGGCACTGTCGCAGGCCAAGGACGTCCCGCTGCCTGCCGCACCGGGTATCACCTTCACCTGCAACGGTCAGGCGTTCCCGCCGCTGACCTCGCTGTGCAGCAAGGCGATCCTGGTCAGCGATGTGACCTCGGATGCCAAGCTCGAGAACACCGTCGTCACCAACAAGTAG
- a CDS encoding M23 family metallopeptidase — protein sequence MDKAVPRHRLNTHNSTLHSSRVVLDATPRTRRPGRHRATPCTNTRTAVRAGALVAFVGAVGLTGGNAAQASAQPAPQLPIPSNVALPENLKLPADLVLPPEIDGLVRDVLPPEIDGLVRDVLPPSVFTPGNPGIRKAVKPVSGTVTSGYGPRWGTNHNGVDIANEIGTPIYAVTDGVVLESGPASGFGQWVRVQQDDGTIGVFGHVDQSFVRAGQKVRAGEQIATVGNRGQSTGPHLHYEVWDANGNKINPQVWLNKRGVHP from the coding sequence ATGGACAAAGCTGTGCCTCGACACCGACTGAACACCCACAACTCGACGCTGCACTCCTCCCGCGTAGTGCTCGACGCGACACCGCGTACCCGACGGCCCGGCCGTCATCGCGCGACGCCGTGCACCAACACCCGGACGGCCGTGCGAGCGGGTGCGCTCGTAGCCTTCGTCGGCGCCGTCGGCCTGACCGGCGGCAACGCGGCGCAAGCATCGGCGCAGCCTGCGCCCCAGCTGCCGATCCCCTCGAACGTTGCGCTGCCGGAGAACCTGAAGCTGCCCGCAGACCTGGTCCTGCCGCCGGAGATCGACGGCCTTGTTCGCGACGTGCTGCCGCCGGAGATCGACGGCCTCGTGCGCGACGTGCTGCCGCCGTCGGTGTTCACTCCCGGCAACCCGGGCATCCGGAAGGCGGTCAAACCCGTCAGCGGCACCGTGACCTCGGGCTACGGCCCACGCTGGGGCACCAATCACAACGGCGTCGACATCGCCAATGAGATCGGTACCCCCATCTACGCCGTGACCGACGGAGTGGTCCTCGAGTCCGGCCCGGCCTCCGGCTTCGGACAGTGGGTCCGAGTCCAGCAGGACGACGGCACCATCGGCGTCTTCGGGCATGTCGACCAGAGCTTCGTTCGTGCCGGCCAGAAGGTGCGCGCCGGGGAGCAGATCGCGACCGTCGGCAACCGCGGCCAGTCCACCGGACCCCACCTGCACTACGAGGTCTGGGATGCGAACGGCAACAAGATCAACCCGCAGGTGTGGCTGAACAAGCGCGGCGTCCACCCCTGA